Proteins encoded by one window of Massilia sp. NR 4-1:
- a CDS encoding XRE family transcriptional regulator — translation MDISSRLDSAMKEAGFVSQSALARASGVPQPTINRILKGVGKKGPEAHTLVQLAAACNVTFDWLHEGIEPKHRALPAEFTPVVVAQDDDERFYQIQKVKLRLSAGISGFSVEPEKHDGSMLSIPRNWADRHGYIPERLIAIKVKGESMEPALYADDLVIVNTADAKPQDGVVFAVNYEGEPVVKRMSRDAGQWWLTSDNPDQRKYHRKVCRGNDCIIIGRVVRKESDRI, via the coding sequence ATGGACATTTCTAGCAGACTGGACTCCGCCATGAAGGAGGCGGGCTTCGTATCGCAAAGTGCGCTGGCGCGCGCTTCCGGCGTGCCGCAGCCAACGATCAACCGCATCCTCAAAGGGGTGGGCAAAAAGGGACCAGAGGCGCATACCCTGGTGCAGCTGGCCGCCGCCTGCAACGTCACTTTCGACTGGCTGCACGAGGGCATCGAACCCAAACACCGCGCCCTGCCCGCCGAGTTCACGCCGGTGGTGGTGGCGCAGGACGATGACGAGCGTTTTTACCAGATTCAAAAGGTGAAGTTGCGCCTGTCGGCCGGCATCAGCGGCTTCAGTGTGGAGCCGGAGAAGCACGATGGCAGCATGCTCAGCATCCCGCGCAACTGGGCCGACCGCCACGGCTATATTCCCGAGCGCCTGATCGCCATCAAGGTCAAGGGCGAGAGCATGGAGCCGGCGCTGTATGCGGACGATCTGGTCATCGTCAACACGGCCGACGCCAAGCCGCAGGATGGCGTGGTCTTTGCCGTCAACTACGAGGGCGAGCCGGTCGTCAAGCGCATGTCGCGCGATGCGGGACAGTGGTGGCTGACGTCGGACAATCCCGACCAGCGCAAATACCACCGCAAGGTTTGCCGTGGCAATGACTGCATCATCATCGGCCGCGTGGTGCGCAAGGAAAGCGACCGGATCTGA
- a CDS encoding ABC transporter substrate-binding protein translates to MHRRTLLNLALLAYLPALSAYGASKAMRVSTLLETDPATDIAEQVLREAYRRLGMSLDVVRLPAERALVSANDGMMDGELYRKIGIERDYPNLMIVPIPLLTYEIVIFTLGTSFVVNGWESLRPFTIGFIRGIKIVEQNTQGMHIEPVATMMQALQKMTMGRTDVVVGNRVSGLAMAKTLKLADIRVLQPPLATFPVFHYLHKKHEALIPKLSAVLQQMQKDKVIERIQKTILGEE, encoded by the coding sequence ATGCACAGGCGAACCTTACTCAATCTTGCGCTGCTGGCTTATCTGCCGGCGTTGAGTGCTTATGGCGCCAGTAAAGCGATGCGCGTGTCCACGTTGCTGGAAACCGATCCCGCCACCGATATTGCCGAGCAGGTTTTGCGCGAAGCCTACCGCCGGCTGGGCATGAGTCTGGATGTGGTGCGTCTGCCCGCCGAGCGTGCGCTGGTCAGCGCCAACGACGGCATGATGGATGGCGAACTGTACCGCAAGATCGGCATCGAGCGCGACTATCCGAATCTGATGATCGTCCCCATCCCTCTGCTGACGTATGAAATCGTGATCTTCACGCTGGGCACGAGCTTCGTGGTCAATGGCTGGGAGAGCCTGCGCCCCTTCACCATCGGCTTCATCCGCGGTATCAAGATCGTGGAGCAGAACACGCAGGGCATGCACATTGAACCGGTGGCGACCATGATGCAGGCCCTGCAAAAAATGACCATGGGCCGCACCGATGTGGTGGTGGGCAACCGCGTCTCCGGCCTGGCGATGGCCAAGACCTTGAAGCTGGCCGATATCCGCGTGCTGCAGCCGCCGCTGGCGACTTTCCCCGTCTTCCACTACCTGCACAAAAAGCATGAGGCGCTGATCCCCAAGCTGTCCGCCGTGCTGCAGCAGATGCAGAAAGATAAGGTGATCGAGCGGATTCAGAAGACCATTCTGGGCGAAGAATAG